Below is a genomic region from Caldilineales bacterium.
GTCTACCCAACAACACCGCGGCGCGGGTATAGTGTCTGTGCAGTGAGCAAACGGATATTGACCATCGCATCCAAAACAAAAGGAGATTCAAAATGAGCTCAACTCGAAAGATCGCCGTGATCACAGGCGTGCTTTTCATCCTTGCGACCCTCACCGGCCCCTTGCTGGCGACGCCGCTCACACCGGATATGACCGGCGCCGATTACCTTGTCCGGTTCGCTGAACAGACGAACCAGGCGGCCGCAGGGGTGTTACTCTGGATCATCAGCGCCTTTACAGGCGCCGGCATCGCCATCGCCATGTATCCGGTTCTGAAAGAGCGGAATCCGGGTCTCGCCATGGGATCCGTCATCTTCAGGACGATTGAGGCCGCCTTTTACCTGGTCGGTAAAGTGTGCCTGCTGTCGCTGCTCACACTCGGCCAGCAGTTCAGGGCCGCGGGAGCCGTCGAGCGCCCGGCGCTGCAGGCGATCGGCAACCTGTTGGTGAGCGTGTACGACCACGCCGGGCTGGTGGCAGTGTTCGCCTTCTGCGTGGGTGCATACATGTACTACACCCTGCTCTTCCAGGCACGGCTCATTCCGCGCTGGCTGTCGGGCTTCGGCGTCGTCGCGATCACCCTGCTGCTGACGGCGTGCGTGCTGGCCACCTTCAGCGGCAACCCGATTACCAGCTACATTCCCCTGGCGGCGCCTATCGCCGTGCAGGAAATCATCCTGGCGGTCTGGCTGATCGTCAAGGGATTCAATCCCTCTGCCGGCGCTTCTCTGTCTGCGCAAAGGGCGACGAACAAGCTCTTGAGCGCGGCGTAAACTTGCACGAGCGGGGAGAGGGAGGGCTGAAGACCCTCCCTCATGCCCCTCTTGCTGCGCGTAGTTAGTCTCGTCGCAAGAATCTCTCTCAGTCCGTGGTTTTCATCAAGGGCGTGAAGGATCGGAAACTAACAAGAACCCCAAGAGGAGAAAAACAAGGTGACTCGGTCCATGACCAGACCCATGTCAAACGAACACGAACCAAGACCGGACGCAAACCAACCCGTGATCTATCAAATCAGGATCAAAGGGCGCCTGAGTCCCCAGTGGGCAGACTGGTTCGAGGGCCTGACCATCACGCTGGCCGAGGACGACGACACGCTGCTGACCGGCCCGGTGGTTGATCAGGCCGCGCTGCATGGCTTGCTCAAGAAGATCCGTGATCTGGGAATGCCGTTGCTCTCAGTCAATCAGTTTCCTCCCCTGGAACCTGCCAACCAACCCTAAAAGGAGTAAAACGTGAACACAAACAACAAACTGATCGAAGTCCAGGACAAGAAGGTCACGCTGTCCACATTGTGGGTCTTTGTGATGTTCTGTATCGCCTACGCCGACCTCATCGGCTTCATCGAACCTGGCACGCTGGAGAAGATCATCAATGGGAATACAGGGTTCGTACTCACCCCCGCGATCATCCTGATTTTCAGCCTGTTTCAGGCGCTCCCGATTGCCATGATCCTCGTGTCTCGCTGGTTCCGTCGCGATGTGAACCGCTGGTTGAATATCGTTGCCAGCGTGCTCACGTTACTCTATGTTCTTGGCGGCGGGAATTGGCAAAGCGTCAGCTACCCTGTCTTTGCCGCTTTGGAAGTCCTCGCCCTGCTCGGGATCATCTGGCTGGCGTGGAGCTGGCGCAATGACGAAGCCTCATCTGTTCAGAAATAAGGAGATAAACATGAAAACCTTGCAGAAATCTGGCGGCCTGGCCGCGCTTTACCTGGCAGTCGCGTACCTGGTCGGAATGGTGCTCTTTATCGCCGTGCTGGCTTCCCCCAGCATCACCGATCCGGCCCAGAGAGCGGCCCTGCTCGTCCGAATGCCGATGGTCATCTTCTCAACCAACCTGCTCATGTACGTGTTCTTTGGCGTCGTTCTGATCGTCCTGGCGCTGGCGCTGCACGACCGGCTGCGGGCCGGCGCGCCGGCGCTGATGCAGGTCGCCACCGCGCTGGGGATCATCTGGGCCGGTTCGCTGATCGCCAGCGGCATGGTCGCCAACGCCGGCATCGCCCCCACCGTTGCGCTCTACGCCCAAGACCCGGCCCAGGCCGCGCTGGCCTGGCAGGGCATCGAAACCGTGGCCAGCGGGCTGGGCAACGGCAACGGCGAAATCCTGGGCGGGCTGTGGACGCTGCTGGTCAGCCTGGCCGCGCTGCGGATGGGTGGGCTACCGAAGGGGCTGAATGTCGTCGGGCTGCTGGTCGGCGCGGTCGGCGTCATCTCACTGCTGCCGCCGTTGACCGGCGCGTTGACCGGAGTTTTCGGCCTGGGCCAGATCGTCTGGTTCGTCTGGCTGGGGATCCTGTTGCTGCGCAGCCATGCGGGCAAGATGGCGTAAGTTGTAGGGGCGGGTTTCTCCGCATCAACAAGAAACCCGTTGCTATCACACAGCTGCCGAGCAAGTCGAGCTTGCTTTGGCCGGGCAAAACCCGCCCCTACTTAAATGCGCCCAGATCAAACAAGGAGACCTAAAATGAACACCTACAGAGGGACCGCCGTCATCGTCGGCGTGCTGTTCATCATCGGCACGGTTTCAGGCATCCTGAGCGGCGTCGTGACCGGCCCGATCATGGCCGAGGCGACGTATCCGCTCAACGTCGCTGCGAGCGAGACCCCATGGATCGCCGGAACGCTCCTCATTGCGCTGATGGGGCTGTCGCTGGCGATGATGCCGGTGCTGCTCTACCCGCTGCTCAAGCAGCACAACCACGTCCTGGCGCTGGGCGCGGTTCTGTTCCGCGGAGCCATCGAAGCCATCTCGTACGCGATCATGGTGATCAGTATGCTCCTGATGGTGACCGTGAGCGAGGCATCTCTGCACGCCGCCGCAACGGAGGCAGCCAGTTTGCAGACATTAGGGTCCATGCTCACGGCCGCGAAAGACTGGACCGAAATGTGGGGGGCGCTCGTGTTCAGCATCGGCGCGCTGATGATCTACGCTGTGTTCTATCAGGCCAGGCTCGTGCCCCGCTGGCTGTCAGCCTGGGGCTTCATCGGCGGCGGGTTGTACTTCGCCGCCAACCTGGTCAGCCTGTTTGGCCCGCGACACGTGGCGCCAGACATCGCAGCGGGCATCGGGCAGTTGATGATCCCGCTTGCGCTGCAAGAGATGGTATTTGCGGTCTGGCTGATCGGGAAGGGATTCAATGCGCCGGCCGTCGCTTCCGGGGCGGTCAAAACGGCCACGCACGAGCTTGTGAGCGCGGCATAGGTCGTCCCACGGGTTCCAGGGAGGGCGGAATGCCCTCCTCACTGGCCTAGCGGGCCGCTGCTAGCCTTGCGACACACCAGCACACCCTTGCCGATGGGCGCCACCAGCGCGTCGACGCGGACGTCGGCCTGCGTCCGCTCCAGCAGCAGCCGCAAGGCCTCGGCGTGACTGATGGCGTTGTCGGCCACGAGCAGCCCGCCCTCGACCAGGCGGGGCACGACCAGCTCGTACACCTCGCCGTAAACCTCCTTCTCGGCGTCCAAGAAGCAGAAGGCGATCTGCTCGTAGGTGGGGATATGCTGTCGTGCATCTGCGGCCACCAGATCGACGAGCTCAGTGACGCCGGCGAGGCGAAACGTCTCTTGCGCCAGGGCGACCTTTTCGGGCAGCAGCTCGAAAGTAGTCAGGCGGCGGCCGGCGGCGGCAGCGGCCAGGGACAGCCACAGGGCCGAGTAGCCACCGCTGGCGCCGACCTCCAGCCAGACGCCGGGTGGGGTGTTGGCCGCCAGCAGGGCCAGGAAGCGGCCCGTTTCCGACGGGATCTGGCGCAGACGCTGGAGTCGTGGGGTTCCGTCCAACCGGTCTTCGGCATCGCGCTCCTCCAGAGCACGCATCCGCGCCATCAACGCCGGTGGCAGATTGTGAAACATGGCTTTCGTCCTCCTTCGAGTTGCATCGGATTTTCGTCGCACCTGCCTCTTGGGGCATCATAGCCGATGCGAGGCGCCCCGCCCTACTTTCCGCTTTACACGCAACCAGTCCCTTCAGCGGCGGCGGGCGCTTCGCCCTGAACGACCTGGCGCTGGCGGCCTCTGGCTCGTACGTTTTTTTGGAGGAGGAAAGCGATGTATCCCATCCTTGAACACGATTTCACCACGGAAGCGAAGATCGAACCGGCCCGCATCATCGCGCCGGGCGATGTGCCCGAGCACTGCCTCATCTCCTTCTTCCGGGAGGTGAATGAAAAAGTGATCGACGAGAAACAGGCCAGAATCGCGGTTCCGAACGGCTGGGAGGATGGCGAACATCCCATTTACGAGATCGAGCATCGCGGTCGCAGGCTGGCGTTCTTTCATCCCGGCGTGGGCGCGCCGTTGGCTGCCGGGCTGCTCGAAGAAGCCATCGCCTTTGGCTGTAGGAAATTCATCGTCTGCGGCGGCTGCGGGGTACTGGAAAAGGAACTGACCGTTGGCAGGCTCATCTTGGTAGAAAGCGCCGTGCGCGACGAAGGCGTGTCCTATCACTACCTCCAGCCAGGACGCGAAATCAAGGCGCAGCCGCAGGCGTTGGCAGCGCTTCGCTCGACGCTGGCAGCAGGCGGCATCCCGTTTGTGACCGGCAAAACCTGGACGACAGACGCCCCTTACCGCGAAACCCAGGCCATGATTGACGCCCGCCGCGCCGAAGGCTGCCTGACTGTCGAGATGGAAGCAGCCAGCCTGATGGCCGTGGCTCGATTCAGGAACGTCCTGTTGGGCCAAATCTTGTATGCGGGCGACGACCTGAGCGGCGACGCCTGGGATCAGCGGAGCTGGCAGTCGCGCCAGGAAGTGCGTGCAAGTCTGTTTTGGCTGGCGGCTGACGCCTGCCTGGCGATGTAAGAGCATTTCACTGCTGGCGCTTGATGGCGAACGCATTCTCCAATTTCTCGAACCCCACCTTGGGATAGTATGCCATCGCCGCCGGCGCAGACAGCAGGATGAGGGTGCATTCCGGCCCGGTCTCGGCCTGCGTACGCCGGATCAGCTCCCGGCCGATCCCCGCCCGCTGGTAGGCTTCGTCCACCGCCAGGTCGGAGAGATAGCAGCAAAAGGCGAAGTCGGTCAGCGAGCGGGCAACGCCGACCAGCGTATCGCCCTCCCAGGCGGTGATGGTCAGGTTGGCGTGGGCCAGCATGCGCCCGACGCGGGCAACGTCATCGATGGGCCGGCGGGCGGCCAGAGTGGACCGCCGCAGCACGTCGAT
It encodes:
- a CDS encoding DUF4386 domain-containing protein produces the protein MSSTRKIAVITGVLFILATLTGPLLATPLTPDMTGADYLVRFAEQTNQAAAGVLLWIISAFTGAGIAIAMYPVLKERNPGLAMGSVIFRTIEAAFYLVGKVCLLSLLTLGQQFRAAGAVERPALQAIGNLLVSVYDHAGLVAVFAFCVGAYMYYTLLFQARLIPRWLSGFGVVAITLLLTACVLATFSGNPITSYIPLAAPIAVQEIILAVWLIVKGFNPSAGASLSAQRATNKLLSAA
- a CDS encoding DUF4386 family protein, with the translated sequence MKTLQKSGGLAALYLAVAYLVGMVLFIAVLASPSITDPAQRAALLVRMPMVIFSTNLLMYVFFGVVLIVLALALHDRLRAGAPALMQVATALGIIWAGSLIASGMVANAGIAPTVALYAQDPAQAALAWQGIETVASGLGNGNGEILGGLWTLLVSLAALRMGGLPKGLNVVGLLVGAVGVISLLPPLTGALTGVFGLGQIVWFVWLGILLLRSHAGKMA
- a CDS encoding DUF4386 domain-containing protein, producing MNTYRGTAVIVGVLFIIGTVSGILSGVVTGPIMAEATYPLNVAASETPWIAGTLLIALMGLSLAMMPVLLYPLLKQHNHVLALGAVLFRGAIEAISYAIMVISMLLMVTVSEASLHAAATEAASLQTLGSMLTAAKDWTEMWGALVFSIGALMIYAVFYQARLVPRWLSAWGFIGGGLYFAANLVSLFGPRHVAPDIAAGIGQLMIPLALQEMVFAVWLIGKGFNAPAVASGAVKTATHELVSAA
- a CDS encoding class I SAM-dependent methyltransferase, producing MFHNLPPALMARMRALEERDAEDRLDGTPRLQRLRQIPSETGRFLALLAANTPPGVWLEVGASGGYSALWLSLAAAAAGRRLTTFELLPEKVALAQETFRLAGVTELVDLVAADARQHIPTYEQIAFCFLDAEKEVYGEVYELVVPRLVEGGLLVADNAISHAEALRLLLERTQADVRVDALVAPIGKGVLVCRKASSGPLGQ
- a CDS encoding nucleoside phosphorylase, with the protein product MYPILEHDFTTEAKIEPARIIAPGDVPEHCLISFFREVNEKVIDEKQARIAVPNGWEDGEHPIYEIEHRGRRLAFFHPGVGAPLAAGLLEEAIAFGCRKFIVCGGCGVLEKELTVGRLILVESAVRDEGVSYHYLQPGREIKAQPQALAALRSTLAAGGIPFVTGKTWTTDAPYRETQAMIDARRAEGCLTVEMEAASLMAVARFRNVLLGQILYAGDDLSGDAWDQRSWQSRQEVRASLFWLAADACLAM
- a CDS encoding GNAT family N-acetyltransferase; translated protein: MPEIQYRVNGELSVEQFIDVLRRSTLAARRPIDDVARVGRMLAHANLTITAWEGDTLVGVARSLTDFAFCCYLSDLAVDEAYQRAGIGRELIRRTQAETGPECTLILLSAPAAMAYYPKVGFEKLENAFAIKRQQ